A window from Opisthocomus hoazin isolate bOpiHoa1 chromosome 29, bOpiHoa1.hap1, whole genome shotgun sequence encodes these proteins:
- the LOC142364755 gene encoding acrosin-like translates to MWHVVIGASHLTQLGPETQVRTIKRLLVHEHYYNITQRNDIALLELDQPVLCGYYVQLACVPDAWLRVSQLRSCYVSGWGSTTARAGGPSYVLQEAKVRLIDIKLCNSSRWYGGAIHSHNLCAGYPQGGIDTCQGDSGGPLVCKDNTYDYFWLVGVTSWGRGCARPNQPGVYTSTQHFYDWILLQMGLRSARRDSPTAQPWSHFLSTSSPSQRPRPTPAPTQSGSISSCPFPRQKLVEFFTRLKELLQFLRGKKA, encoded by the exons atgtggcacgtggtgatcggggccagccacttgactcagctgggccctgagacccaagtgcgcactattaagcggctactggttcacgagcactactacaacatcacgcagaggaacgacattgccttgctggaattggaccagcctgtcctgtgcggctactacgtgcagcttgcctgtgtgcccgacgcctggctgagagtgtcgcagctgagaagctgttacgtcagtggctggggttccacgactgcaagag ctgggggaccaagttatgtcctgcaggaggccaaggtccgcctcatcgatatcaagctctgcaacagcagccgctggtacggaggggccatccacagccacaacttgtgtgctggctatccgcagggcggcatcgacacctgccag ggtgacagcggtggtcctctggtctgcaaagataacacctacgactacttctggcttgttggagtgaccagctgggggagaggctgtgccagaccaaaccagcctggagtctacacctccacgcagcacttctacgactggatcctgctacagatgggactgcgctcagcaagaagagatagtccaacagcacagccatggagtcattttctctccacctcaagcccctctcagaggccaaggccaacaccagcaccaacacagtcgggcagcattagctcctgtccatttccacgccagaagctggtggaattctttactcggctgaaggagctcctgcagttcctcaggggaaaaaaggcttga